One Erinaceus europaeus unplaced genomic scaffold, mEriEur2.1 scaffold_294, whole genome shotgun sequence genomic region harbors:
- the LOC132536594 gene encoding paired mesoderm homeobox protein 2-like, producing the protein MSPEGSLHGTRRRQRTVFTKKQLQELRRCLEQDQYPSARERQALAHKLNLGEYSVKIWFKNQRARHSRANSRTPGQLPEVQDSQPICLPSAPTPEGLPSPGSPAICSPSPMPPAPAPEGPARTARPGPRSAGAPAWEPASSGPERSEEPTVPTPGLTVDPMDFGLSPEHLSLFQNSWSWTNGRHPRTGTLINPMTAAPVPLNKRPRPKNKLK; encoded by the exons ATGTCTCCGGAAG GGTCTCTACATGGTACAAGGCGGAGGCAGCGCACGGTGTTCACAAAGAAGCAGCTGCAGGAGCTCCGGAGATGCTTAGAGCAGGACCAATACCCAAGTGCCAGAGAACGCCAGGCCCTGGCACACAAGCTGAACTTGGGAGAGTACAGTGTCAAG ATTTGGTTTAAGAACCAGAGGGCAAGACACTCCAGAGCAAATTCCAGAACACCAGGACAACTTCCGGAAGTGCAGGACTCCCAGCCCATCTGCCTGCCCTCAGCCCCCACTCCTGAGGGCCTGCCAAGCCCAGGGAGCCCTGCTATCTGCAGCCCCAGTCCCATGCCACCAGCTCCTGCCCCTGAGGGTCCCGCCAGAACAGCCAGGCCAGGGCCCCGCAGCGCTGGAGCCCCAGCCTGGGAACCTGCCTCTTCGGGCCCTGAGAGGTCAGAGGAACCCACTGTCCCAACCCCCGGCTTGACTGTGGACCCCATGGACTTCGGATTATCTCCGGAACACCTGTCCCTATTCCAGAATTCATGGAGCTGGACAA ATGGACGACATCCTAGAACTGGGACCCTGATAAACCCCATGACAGCTGCTCCTGTGCCCCTGAACAAGAGGCCCCGACCAAAGAATAAGCTGAAGTGA